The proteins below come from a single bacterium genomic window:
- a CDS encoding creatininase family protein, with product MKTTLRTRKLEELNWMEFKRIVPETTDVVLLPVGTVEAHGVTGLGTDNQVPASICNRIAADVNALIAPGVNYGITRSLLPYPGSVTVLPETFERYVFEAASGLADAGFRRIVIMNGHGGNTEALKAVSARLYCEKEVYSAVLDWWILCADEIKRVYGHAGGHAGTDETAMVQVDHPEQVRKQDYRKEMAFLTRPGLAATPFPGSIILYKQNEGYPDFDPAKAEKLMDAVCAKIRATILDVFRRWQTIR from the coding sequence ATGAAAACGACGCTGCGCACCCGGAAGCTGGAAGAACTGAACTGGATGGAGTTCAAACGCATCGTGCCGGAAACGACCGACGTTGTGCTTCTGCCGGTCGGCACCGTCGAAGCCCACGGCGTGACCGGGCTCGGCACCGACAATCAGGTCCCGGCGTCAATCTGCAACCGTATCGCGGCCGACGTGAACGCGCTCATCGCGCCCGGGGTAAACTACGGCATCACCCGGTCGCTCCTGCCCTATCCCGGCTCGGTCACGGTGCTGCCCGAGACGTTCGAACGCTACGTGTTCGAGGCCGCTTCCGGACTGGCTGATGCCGGCTTTCGCAGAATCGTCATCATGAACGGCCATGGCGGCAACACCGAGGCGCTCAAAGCCGTCTCCGCCCGGCTCTACTGCGAGAAGGAGGTTTACAGCGCGGTACTCGATTGGTGGATTCTCTGCGCCGATGAAATCAAGCGGGTCTACGGCCATGCGGGCGGGCACGCGGGCACCGACGAGACGGCGATGGTGCAGGTTGACCACCCCGAGCAAGTGAGGAAACAGGACTATCGCAAGGAGATGGCCTTCCTCACCCGGCCCGGCCTGGCTGCGACCCCATTCCCCGGTTCCATCATCCTCTACAAGCAGAACGAAGGCTATCCTGACTTCGACCCGGCAAAGGCCGAAAAGCTCATGGACGCAGTCTGCGCCAAGATTCGAGCGACCATCCTCGACGTTTTCCGCCGCTGGCAGACCATCCGCTGA
- a CDS encoding RecX family transcriptional regulator: MRITALEPQKRHKRRVSVFLDGNFLFGLSSDTVGALGLHVGQEVDRTVLDRIAREEQLYESRQYAFLLLTYKARTTSELTQRLTRKGFSPDIVAATLQRLAELKMIDDAGFARRFAEDRISIGHKGKWRIRGELLKRGVAREHIEDALASAPDEKAAAREVAEKYLSRNRRLEPGVLKRRLFAFLARRGFSPDTIRHVIDLDESEST, translated from the coding sequence GTGCGGATAACCGCGCTTGAGCCGCAGAAGAGACACAAGCGGCGGGTATCGGTTTTCCTCGACGGCAACTTTCTGTTTGGCCTGTCCAGCGACACGGTCGGCGCGCTCGGCCTGCATGTCGGGCAGGAGGTAGACCGAACCGTACTCGACCGTATCGCCCGCGAAGAACAACTGTACGAATCCCGCCAGTATGCATTCCTTCTCCTTACGTACAAGGCGAGGACCACCAGCGAACTGACGCAGCGGCTCACGCGCAAAGGCTTCTCGCCGGACATCGTCGCCGCGACCCTGCAGCGGCTGGCGGAGCTGAAGATGATCGACGACGCCGGGTTCGCGCGGCGGTTTGCCGAGGACCGTATTTCCATCGGGCACAAAGGGAAGTGGCGGATACGCGGCGAACTGCTTAAACGTGGGGTGGCCAGGGAGCACATCGAAGACGCGCTAGCCTCGGCGCCGGACGAGAAAGCAGCGGCGCGCGAAGTGGCGGAAAAGTACCTGTCCCGCAACCGCCGGCTTGAGCCGGGCGTGCTCAAGCGACGCCTGTTTGCCTTCCTTGCCCGGCGCGGCTTCTCGCCGGACACGATTCGGCACGTCATCGACCTCGACGAGTCCGAATCGACCTGA
- the alaS gene encoding alanine--tRNA ligase, whose product MNHRELRRTFLEFYGQRDHRVVPSSSLIPRDDPTMLFTSAGMVQFKPYWAGTVELPYRRATSIQKCLRASDLDQVGKTPRHGTFFEMLGNFSFGDYFKHEAIPWAWEYLTQVVKLDAERLYASVFTEDDEAYNVWRTKVGLPANRVVRLGAKDNFWGPVGGGGACGPCSEIYVDLGAEFGCGKADCAPGCDCDRFSEVYNIVFPQYNQLPDGKREPLKNRGIDTGMGMERLAMVSQKKKTIFETDLFAPIVKATAKMLNMDAKGEGRGVSGHDPKSPADFGHVPSMLYVAADHARALTFAIADGVIPSNEARGYVLRSILRRALLFAHRQGVAEPFLYKVSGEVVELMRQWYPEVVAKREQAALIIKSEEERFLRTLDAGLERWQNVLDAHRRDGLIPGDDLFKLHDTFGFHIELVKELAEDAGVKLDTAGFDRAMQEQRERSRKETFISTTGPAHEGAADWEFVGYDSDEVDTEIVSFAPLDGLGHDPKSQEDFGHVPRLYEVVLKKSPFYAEMGGQVGDTGKIIGEGFELEVLNTYYKQGVPACKAKLVRGSLGDLGTRSEPSDGSVMSLGKVFAAVDTERRREIERAHTATHLLHAALRKTLGDYVKQEGSLVEPGRLRFDFAAFEPMARAQVLAVERAVYEQVVADRHVQALRNTPLDEARAMGALAFFGDQYGEKVTVVKVGDFSMELCGGTHLKSTGQIGLFRIISETGVAAGIRRIEALVGRAAFENAASERAIVTQLTEHLGGTEETLVKKVEGLGEELKRQGERLAGLSAQLARVAGDELAAKPEDVGGFKAVVSHFARFETGELRLVSDRVRELLKEKYAGLLTGGEGPRIRYVVFVSPDLQASLPAGKLAKTVGPAMGGGGGGKPDLAEGGGQLDKLGAGQEAFRSAVKALASAQA is encoded by the coding sequence ATGAATCACCGCGAGCTGCGTCGGACGTTCCTTGAGTTTTACGGCCAGCGGGACCACCGGGTCGTACCGAGTTCGTCCCTGATTCCGAGGGACGACCCGACCATGCTTTTTACCAGCGCGGGCATGGTCCAGTTCAAGCCGTACTGGGCGGGAACGGTCGAACTGCCCTATCGCCGGGCGACTTCCATCCAGAAGTGCCTGCGCGCGTCCGACCTCGACCAGGTCGGCAAGACTCCGCGCCACGGCACATTCTTCGAGATGCTTGGTAACTTCTCGTTCGGCGACTACTTCAAGCACGAGGCGATTCCCTGGGCGTGGGAATACCTGACCCAGGTCGTGAAGCTCGACGCGGAGCGCTTGTACGCTTCGGTCTTCACCGAGGACGATGAGGCCTACAACGTCTGGCGCACCAAGGTCGGCCTGCCGGCCAACAGGGTCGTCCGCCTCGGCGCCAAGGACAACTTCTGGGGCCCGGTCGGGGGCGGCGGAGCCTGCGGTCCCTGCTCGGAAATCTACGTGGACCTCGGGGCCGAGTTCGGCTGCGGCAAGGCGGACTGCGCGCCGGGCTGCGACTGCGACCGTTTCAGCGAAGTCTACAATATCGTCTTCCCTCAGTACAACCAGTTGCCCGACGGTAAGCGCGAGCCGCTGAAGAACCGCGGCATCGATACCGGCATGGGCATGGAACGGTTGGCCATGGTCTCCCAGAAGAAGAAGACGATATTCGAGACTGACCTCTTCGCCCCTATCGTGAAGGCGACGGCAAAGATGCTCAATATGGATGCGAAGGGCGAAGGGCGAGGCGTCTCGGGACACGATCCGAAATCCCCGGCGGATTTCGGTCATGTCCCTTCGATGCTATACGTCGCGGCGGACCACGCGCGCGCCCTGACCTTCGCCATCGCCGATGGCGTGATTCCCTCAAATGAGGCACGGGGCTACGTTCTGCGCAGCATCCTGCGTCGGGCGCTGCTCTTCGCCCACCGGCAGGGCGTAGCTGAGCCGTTCCTCTACAAGGTCTCGGGCGAGGTCGTCGAGTTGATGCGGCAGTGGTACCCGGAAGTCGTGGCCAAGCGCGAGCAGGCGGCGCTTATCATCAAGTCGGAAGAGGAGCGGTTCCTGCGTACCCTCGATGCCGGGCTGGAGCGCTGGCAGAACGTGCTGGACGCGCACAGGCGCGACGGACTCATTCCCGGCGACGACCTGTTCAAGCTGCACGACACCTTCGGGTTCCACATCGAGCTCGTGAAGGAACTGGCCGAAGATGCCGGAGTGAAGCTCGACACGGCCGGATTCGACCGGGCGATGCAGGAACAGCGCGAGCGCAGCCGCAAAGAGACATTCATCAGCACGACCGGTCCGGCGCACGAAGGTGCCGCCGACTGGGAGTTCGTCGGCTACGACAGCGACGAGGTCGACACCGAGATAGTGAGCTTCGCACCGTTGGACGGCTTGGGACACGATCCGAAATCCCAGGAGGATTTCGGTCATGTCCCGCGCTTGTATGAAGTCGTTCTCAAGAAGAGCCCGTTCTACGCCGAGATGGGCGGGCAGGTCGGCGACACCGGGAAGATTATCGGCGAGGGATTCGAGCTCGAAGTGCTGAATACCTACTACAAGCAGGGCGTGCCTGCCTGCAAGGCGAAGCTGGTGCGGGGGAGCTTGGGGGACCTCGGGACACGATCCGAACCGTCGGACGGTTCGGTCATGTCCCTCGGCAAGGTCTTCGCGGCGGTGGACACGGAGCGAAGGCGCGAAATCGAGCGGGCGCACACCGCCACCCACCTGTTGCATGCAGCACTGCGGAAGACGCTTGGCGATTATGTGAAACAGGAAGGTTCGCTGGTCGAGCCCGGACGGCTGCGCTTCGACTTCGCGGCGTTCGAGCCGATGGCGCGGGCGCAAGTCTTGGCCGTGGAGCGGGCGGTGTACGAGCAGGTCGTGGCCGACCGGCATGTCCAGGCCCTGCGCAACACGCCGCTGGACGAGGCGCGGGCGATGGGCGCGCTGGCGTTCTTCGGTGACCAGTATGGCGAGAAGGTGACGGTCGTGAAGGTCGGTGACTTCTCGATGGAACTCTGCGGCGGTACGCACCTGAAGAGCACGGGCCAGATCGGGCTTTTCCGCATCATCTCGGAAACCGGCGTGGCCGCCGGCATCCGGCGCATCGAGGCGCTGGTCGGCAGGGCGGCGTTTGAGAACGCGGCGTCCGAGCGCGCCATCGTGACCCAGCTCACTGAGCATCTGGGCGGGACCGAGGAGACGCTGGTCAAGAAGGTCGAAGGGCTGGGCGAGGAACTGAAGCGACAGGGCGAGAGGCTGGCCGGCCTGTCAGCACAACTGGCGCGCGTCGCCGGCGACGAGCTGGCGGCCAAGCCCGAGGACGTCGGCGGCTTCAAGGCCGTCGTGAGCCACTTCGCCAGGTTCGAGACCGGCGAGCTCAGGCTCGTATCCGACCGCGTGCGCGAACTGCTGAAAGAGAAGTACGCGGGACTGCTCACCGGTGGTGAGGGACCGCGCATCCGCTACGTCGTATTCGTCAGCCCGGACCTGCAGGCATCACTTCCCGCGGGCAAGTTGGCCAAGACGGTCGGCCCGGCAATGGGCGGCGGCGGTGGCGGCAAGCCGGACCTGGCCGAAGGCGGTGGCCAGCTCGACAAGCTCGGCGCGGGGCAGGAAGCGTTCCGGAGCGCGGTCAAAGCGCTCGCATCTGCGCAGGCCTAG
- a CDS encoding transporter, protein MKRLTVMVLTLAVLAGTGMATSFLGRSSTMNKQNQFFGWTNFGYNQTATSYNWSSGKYETPDGFVPTKTISCDLTLAYGLANNFDIDAVFPLAMKQKDTFKSQGLGDLMVYARWGVLQDPDKPLKAALIFGANFPTTSKTADPALSDRTTDVAFGFSATTKKLGNFLAHIRAAYWYNGYLPDSVADSQTKVGDMFEYNLTFDYSVTKTITPELAFVGSMRDNTVWGATWVPHTQVSQHTANVLVIWKPISILTIRPKVGLPLTPISEGGTLANWSGGLDVWVYVP, encoded by the coding sequence GTGAAGAGACTGACGGTGATGGTGCTGACTCTGGCGGTGCTGGCCGGGACCGGGATGGCGACTTCGTTCCTCGGCCGCTCGTCCACCATGAACAAGCAGAACCAGTTCTTCGGCTGGACCAACTTCGGGTACAACCAGACAGCGACAAGCTACAACTGGTCGTCGGGCAAGTACGAGACTCCGGATGGTTTCGTGCCGACCAAGACGATTTCCTGCGACCTGACGCTGGCGTACGGGTTGGCCAACAACTTCGACATCGACGCGGTGTTCCCGCTGGCGATGAAGCAGAAGGATACGTTCAAGTCGCAGGGGCTGGGCGACCTGATGGTGTACGCGCGCTGGGGCGTGCTCCAGGACCCGGATAAGCCGCTCAAGGCCGCGCTCATATTCGGCGCCAACTTCCCGACCACGAGCAAGACCGCGGACCCGGCGCTGAGCGACCGGACGACCGACGTCGCGTTCGGTTTCTCCGCGACCACGAAGAAGCTCGGCAATTTCCTCGCCCACATCCGGGCAGCGTATTGGTACAACGGCTATCTCCCGGATTCCGTAGCCGACTCCCAGACCAAAGTCGGCGACATGTTCGAGTACAACCTTACCTTCGACTACTCCGTAACCAAGACAATAACGCCTGAACTGGCCTTCGTGGGGTCCATGCGTGACAATACCGTGTGGGGCGCGACTTGGGTCCCCCATACGCAGGTCAGCCAGCACACGGCCAACGTGCTGGTGATTTGGAAGCCGATCTCAATACTGACCATCCGACCCAAGGTGGGCCTCCCGCTGACGCCCATCTCCGAGGGTGGCACGCTGGCCAACTGGTCCGGCGGTCTTGACGTCTGGGTCTACGTGCCCTGA
- a CDS encoding thiamine-phosphate pyrophosphorylase, with translation MTDYRAARIIDVNLNRLTEGLRVVEDVVRLGLEDRRLLAGVRKLRTQVGRDARVLRRSVISSRRSETDLGRGDRFDRTKRKNIEDVLLANFKRAEESARVLEEVLKVVEPDSSGKFKAARFRLYDLEREAVSKGEARMTKHEARLKPE, from the coding sequence GTGACCGATTACCGCGCCGCCCGCATCATCGACGTCAATCTCAACCGACTGACCGAAGGCCTGCGGGTCGTCGAGGACGTCGTGCGTCTCGGCCTTGAGGACCGACGGCTGCTCGCCGGCGTCAGGAAGCTCAGAACCCAGGTCGGCCGCGACGCGCGGGTCTTGCGCAGAAGCGTCATTTCAAGCCGGCGAAGTGAAACCGACCTCGGGCGCGGCGACCGTTTCGACCGGACGAAGCGGAAGAATATCGAGGATGTGCTGCTCGCCAACTTCAAGCGGGCCGAAGAGTCGGCACGTGTGCTCGAAGAAGTTCTAAAGGTCGTGGAACCGGACTCATCCGGCAAGTTCAAGGCAGCGCGATTCAGGCTGTACGACCTTGAACGAGAAGCCGTGTCCAAAGGCGAAGCTCGAATGACGAAGCACGAAGCTCGATTGAAACCCGAATGA
- the recA gene encoding recombinase RecA has product MAKDDEKIRALGSALGQIEKQFGKGAVMRLGQDTPAVSVEAIPTGSIGLDAVLGVGGVPRGRIVEIYGPEGSGKTTLVLNIIAQCQKLGGTAAFIDAENALDPNYAKALGVDLDNLLVSQPDSGEQALEIAEMLTRSGGLDLFVVDSVAALVPRAEIEGEMGDAFVGVQARLMSQAMRKLSGVAARSKTCAIFTNQIRQKIGVMFGNPETTTGGLALKFYATMRFDIRRIAAIKKEETVIGSRTRVKVVKNKVAPPFREAEFDLIYGKGISRAGELVDIGVEQGVFGKSGSWYTYGEMRIGQGRDAAVDFLTENAQVQAKAEAELYGKLKIPKVSKIVQRETGAEVEADATKARKAKS; this is encoded by the coding sequence ATGGCAAAAGATGACGAGAAAATCAGGGCTCTTGGCAGTGCCCTTGGGCAGATAGAGAAGCAGTTCGGCAAAGGCGCGGTGATGCGCCTCGGCCAGGACACGCCGGCGGTGAGCGTCGAGGCGATTCCGACCGGCTCCATCGGCTTGGACGCGGTGCTCGGCGTGGGCGGCGTGCCGCGCGGACGGATTGTGGAAATCTACGGGCCCGAGGGGTCGGGCAAGACGACGCTCGTCCTCAACATCATTGCCCAATGCCAGAAACTCGGCGGGACCGCAGCGTTCATCGACGCCGAGAACGCTCTCGACCCGAACTACGCCAAGGCGTTAGGTGTCGACCTCGACAACCTGCTGGTGTCGCAGCCCGACTCCGGCGAGCAGGCGCTGGAAATCGCCGAGATGCTGACCCGCTCCGGCGGGCTCGACCTGTTCGTCGTGGACTCGGTCGCGGCGCTGGTGCCGCGGGCCGAAATCGAGGGCGAGATGGGCGATGCGTTCGTCGGGGTGCAGGCGCGGCTGATGTCACAGGCGATGCGCAAGCTCTCGGGCGTGGCCGCTCGCTCCAAGACCTGCGCCATTTTCACCAACCAGATCCGCCAGAAGATCGGAGTGATGTTCGGGAACCCCGAAACCACGACCGGGGGACTTGCGTTGAAGTTCTACGCGACGATGCGGTTCGACATTCGGCGGATCGCCGCCATCAAGAAGGAGGAAACCGTCATCGGCAGCCGCACGCGCGTGAAGGTCGTGAAGAACAAGGTCGCGCCGCCGTTCCGCGAGGCAGAGTTCGACCTGATATACGGCAAGGGCATCTCGCGCGCCGGAGAACTCGTTGACATCGGCGTCGAGCAGGGTGTGTTCGGCAAGTCCGGTAGCTGGTACACGTACGGTGAAATGCGTATCGGCCAGGGCCGGGATGCGGCGGTTGATTTCCTGACCGAGAATGCCCAGGTTCAGGCCAAGGCCGAGGCAGAGCTCTATGGAAAGCTCAAGATACCAAAGGTCAGCAAGATAGTGCAGCGCGAAACCGGCGCGGAGGTCGAAGCAGACGCCACGAAGGCACGAAAGGCGAAGAGCTAG